The following proteins are encoded in a genomic region of Mustela erminea isolate mMusErm1 chromosome 3, mMusErm1.Pri, whole genome shotgun sequence:
- the GDNF gene encoding glial cell line-derived neurotrophic factor isoform X2, producing the protein MKLWDVVAVCLVLLHTASAFPLPAANMPEDYSDQFDDVMDFIQATIRRLKRSPEKQVAVPPRRERNRQAAAGSPEGSRGKGRRGQRGRNRGCVLTAIHLNVTDLGLGYETKEELIFRYCSGSCDAAETMYDKILKNLSKNRRLVSDKVGQACCRPIAYDDDLSFLDDNLVYHILRKHSAKRCGCV; encoded by the exons ATGAAGTTATGGGATGTCGTGGCTGTCTGCCTGGTGCTGCTCCACACCGCGTCCGCCTTCCCGTTGCCCGCCG CAAACATGCCAGAAGATTATTCTGATCAGTTTGACGACGTCATGGATTTTATTCAGGCCACCATCCGAAGGCTGAAGAGGTCGCCCGAGAAGCAAGTGGCCGTGCCACCCCGGAGAGAGCGGAATCGCCAGGCGGCGGCCGGCAGCCCGGAAGGTTCCAGGGGGAAAGGGCGGCGAGGACAGAGGGGCAGAAACCGGGGTTGTGTCTTGACGGCGATACATTTAAACGTCACTGACCTAGGTTTGGGCTACGAAACCAAGGAGGAACTGATTTTTCGGTACTGCAGTGGTTCCTGCGACGCGGCCGAGACCATGTACgacaaaatattaaagaacttaTCCAAAAATAGAAGGCTGGTGAGTGACAAAGTCGGGCAGGCTTGCTGCAGACCCATCGCCTACGATGACGACCTATCGTTTCTAGATGACAACCTGGTTTACCATATTCTAAGAAAGCATTCCGCTAAAAGGTGTGGGTGTGTCTGA
- the GDNF gene encoding glial cell line-derived neurotrophic factor isoform X1: protein MKLWDVVAVCLVLLHTASAFPLPAGKRPPEAPAEDRSPGRRRAPFALSRDSNMPEDYSDQFDDVMDFIQATIRRLKRSPEKQVAVPPRRERNRQAAAGSPEGSRGKGRRGQRGRNRGCVLTAIHLNVTDLGLGYETKEELIFRYCSGSCDAAETMYDKILKNLSKNRRLVSDKVGQACCRPIAYDDDLSFLDDNLVYHILRKHSAKRCGCV from the exons ATGAAGTTATGGGATGTCGTGGCTGTCTGCCTGGTGCTGCTCCACACCGCGTCCGCCTTCCCGTTGCCCGCCGGTAAGAGGCCTCCCGAGGCGCCCGCCGAAGACCGCTcccccggccgccgccgcgcACCCTTCGCGCTGAGCCGTGACT CAAACATGCCAGAAGATTATTCTGATCAGTTTGACGACGTCATGGATTTTATTCAGGCCACCATCCGAAGGCTGAAGAGGTCGCCCGAGAAGCAAGTGGCCGTGCCACCCCGGAGAGAGCGGAATCGCCAGGCGGCGGCCGGCAGCCCGGAAGGTTCCAGGGGGAAAGGGCGGCGAGGACAGAGGGGCAGAAACCGGGGTTGTGTCTTGACGGCGATACATTTAAACGTCACTGACCTAGGTTTGGGCTACGAAACCAAGGAGGAACTGATTTTTCGGTACTGCAGTGGTTCCTGCGACGCGGCCGAGACCATGTACgacaaaatattaaagaacttaTCCAAAAATAGAAGGCTGGTGAGTGACAAAGTCGGGCAGGCTTGCTGCAGACCCATCGCCTACGATGACGACCTATCGTTTCTAGATGACAACCTGGTTTACCATATTCTAAGAAAGCATTCCGCTAAAAGGTGTGGGTGTGTCTGA